In one window of Archocentrus centrarchus isolate MPI-CPG fArcCen1 chromosome 11, fArcCen1, whole genome shotgun sequence DNA:
- the recql4 gene encoding ATP-dependent DNA helicase Q4 isoform X1 encodes MDRYNEVKLLLKRWEQGFVKEHQRKPNKEDIDRAPEETKNLYKEYRNLKQAKENSTVEAASGHLQAAAQSSTAQKGSDCWGAHLNRSALPASSPKLTSQDRDSLKASSQYYGLKLKNNLVSLSKEKPISLKKMRHPGRVPLNSLKDEQTIPTKSTTSTDASAKNTVTDPESSPFSPRRINPCLGSLASKTLQPLEPEEQFQPFEPVRPANDKPADASSSCSISGNASGSITKGIGSQFTTFTSGASHVRSSTPLSSLSPERTLGASNVDARTTGNKIKGSLGDVKENAETFETPHRGTDSAGSGTLIGFKGSPQFLGGFRGGSGLGGRPSPASRLSFVDRQWLERCQVFGEMGAEEKPGAGNQEIKAEKRGGTEMGGKLEGEMQGGEREGKGELDVEGERKQSLEMGECKTFESIIGDKEVIDSAANSGKGKREGDGKEKRKRQGEMERGQVPIITADDDNESSPETKGTKKRGRKRQREGGDMKGDTTEEGGVKKRRSSGKKKEESTDVSPSSAHGGAEKKKRRKNKGEDDGADEEEKETKAPKKMPQENLLGEIEEEFGVNRIYRTQSARARVTKGAEGNFVKINLKTKSHVKGYALRGVALRKQLYMQKFQLKGERFGGGGGYFGRGRRGGFRGGLSRQGDTCYKCGGAGHWAIDCKGRAPPPPVADDKLPDEEPFELPTLEDVARATGTLRPQPLAVASASKEEQQEQEKEVDSKRRDEVLLNVIRPDYERPAPPPPMEPLYQLTEDGKVQETSEEVYAALRDLGYQSFRPGQEEAIMRILSGLSTLVVLSTGMGKSLCYQLPAYLYAQRSKCITLVISPLVSLMDDQLSGLPAKLKAACIHSNMTMKQREAAIEKVKSGQVCVLLLSPEALVGGGGSGSGCLPSAQELPPVAFACIDEAHCVSEWSHNFRPCYLRLCKVLGERLGVRCLLGLTATATLSTALDIAKHLDISDQDGIAVRSAAVPPNLNLSVSTDKEKDQALVSLLKGDRFGCLDSIIIYCTRREETVRVAALLRTCLQGVLLKENNRTSSSSQSENNPVGQRKKELARKKIRKPLKWQAESYHAGLSGSERRRVQNNFMCGELRIVVATVAFGMGLDKSDVRGIIHYNMPKSFESYVQEIGRAGRDGELAHCHLFLDPEGGDLHELRRHIYADTVDYYTVKRLVQKVFPACKCKQLHQQQQQLLKDVEDSELLEVMDVCDQESSVKSPAQQDKPEPAAAALESDLSSAELSAKEDRDKREERNEDEMKDQTAEDKGDGWQRDRKMESSDWPRERVCHTHERAIPIQETVEALDITEEGVETLLCYLELHPQRFVELLHHTLSVCKVSCYDGPRQLKKVTKICPPIAVVLARRRMAGERVETCDQLEFDVVEVADTMGWQLPLVKRGLRQLQWSTDRAGGRSGVLVEFSCPSFYFRSYGDLSDEEMDRVCQFLHKRVQDQERTQLYQLTTCFKAFKSVAYRSVFSCVDDLDESRSLQLKSLLSEYFDKRRDGDHTLTSLDPEDLDKYKLLDWEDQIRADIRSFLANRSDEKFSGRAVARIFHGIGSPCYPAQTYGKDRRYWRKYIQFDFNKLIRLATQEIIRFK; translated from the exons GAGAAACCCATCTCACTGAAGAAAATGCGCCATCCTGGTCGAGTACCTTTGAACTCCTTGAAAGATGAACAAACTATACCAACAAAGAGCACCACTTCTACTGATGCTTCTGCCAAGAACACAGTCACTGACCCCGAATCCAGCCCCTTTTCACCAAG AAGAATTAATCCATGCTTGGGATCTCTGGCTTCAAAGACTCTCCAGCCATTAGAGCCTGAAGAGCAGTTTCAACCATTTGAACCAGTCAGACCGGCCAATGACAAACCTGCAGATGCTAGTAGTAGTTGTAGTATTAGTGGTAATGCCAGTGGTAGCATTACCAAAGGCATTGGTTCACAATTCACTACCTTCACTTCAGGTGCTTCTCATGTCAGATCCTCCACCCCGTTGTCGTCTTTATCTCCTGAGCGAACTTTAGGGGCTTCAAATGTAGATGCCAGAACTAcaggaaataaaattaaaggcaGTTTAGGAGATGTTAAAGAAAATGCCGAAACATTTGAAACTCCACATAGGGGTACTGATTCTGCAGGTAGTGGAACTTTAATTGGATTTAAAGGAAGTCCGCAGTTTCTTGGAGGTTTCAGAGGAGGCAGTGGCTTAGGAGGAAGGCCCTCTCCTGCTAGCAGGCTTAGCTTTGTTGACAGGCAGTGGCTAGAAAGGTGTCAAGTATTTGGAGAGATGGGAGCAGAGGAGAAGCCTGGAGCTGGCAACCAGGAGATAAAGGCTGAGAAAAGAGGAGGGACAGAAATGGGTGGAAAATTAGAAGGGGAAATGCAAGGtggtgaaagagaaggaaagggaGAGTTAGATgtagagggagaaagaaagcaGTCATTAGAAATGGGAGAATGTAAAACATTTGAGAGCATAATAGGGGATAAAGAAGTCATTGACAGTGCTGCAAACTCTGGAAAAGGCAAAAGAGAAGGGgatggaaaagagaaaaggaagagaCAGGGGGAGATGGAAAGAGGACAGGTGCCAATTATAACAGCTGATGATGACAATGAGAGTAGTCCAGAAACTAAAGGTACAAAGAAGAGGGGGAGGAAGAGGCAGCGAGAAGGGGGTGACATGAAGGGAGACACTACAGAAGAAGGAGGAGTAAAGAAGAGGCGGAGTAGtggtaaaaagaaagaggagagcaCTGATGTTAGCCCCAGCTCAGCTCACGGAggagcagagaagaaaaagagacgCAAGAACAAAGGAGAAGACGATGGAGCGgatgaagaggagaaagaaaccAAGGCACCAAAAAAG ATGCCCCAAGAAAACCTGCTTGGAGAAATAGAGGAGGAATTTGGAGTTAACAGAATATATCGGACACAGTCTGCTAGAGCGAG AGTCACGAAAGGTGCGGAGGGCAACTTTGTGAAAATAAATCTGAAGACGAAATCTCATGTCAAAGGATATGCCCTGAGAGGGGTTGCTCTGCGCAAACAG TTGTACATGCAGAAGTTCCAGCTGAAGGGAGAGCGCTTTGGTGGAGGTGGCGGATATTTTGGTAGAGGAAGGAGGGGTGGCTTCAGAGGGGGCCTCAGTCGACAGGGTGACACCTGCTACAAATGTGGAGGGGCTGGACACTGGGCTATTGACTGCAAGGGACGAG ctcctccacctcctgttgcTGACGACAAGCTGCCTGATGAGGAGCCATTTGAACTGCCCACCCTGGAGGATGTTGCCAGGGCAACGGGAACGCTACGACCTCAGCCACTGG CGGTAGCTTCTGCTAGTaaagaggagcagcaggaacagGAAAAGGAAGTGGACAGTAAGCGTAGAGATGAAGTGTTGCTGAATGTGATTCGCCCCGATTATGAGCGGCCTGCTCCTCCACCACCCATGGAACCACTTTATCAGCTCACAGAGGATGGAAAAGTCCAGG AAACATCTGAAGAAGTTTATGCAGCTCTAAGAGATCTCGGCTATCAGTCATTTAGACCAGGACAGGAGGAAGCCATCATGAGGATCCTGTCAG GTCTCTCTACCCTTGTAGTATTATCAACAGGGATGGGGAAATCGTTGTGCTATCAGCTCCCAGCTTACCTTTATGCTCAGAGATCCAAATGCATCACTTTGGTCATATCACCTCTTGTCTCTCTAATGGATGACCAG CTGTCTGGCCTGCCAGCTAAGCTGAAGGCCGCCTGTATCCACTCCAACATGACGATGAAACAGAGAGAAGCAGCGATAGAAAAG GTCAAGTCAGGTCAGGtatgtgtgctgctgctctctccagAGGCCCTTGTTGGGGGAGGAGGTTCAGGTTCAGGGTGTCTTCCTTCTGCTCAGGAGCTCCCTCCTGTGGCCTTTGCCTGTATCGATGAGGCTCATTGTGTCTCAGAGTGGTCTCACAACTTCAGACCCTGCTACCTAAGGCTCTGTAAG GTGCTAGGAGAACGTCTGGGAGTACGATGCTTGTTAGGGCTCACAGCTACAGCCACTCTGTCCACTGCTCTGGACATCGCTAAACATTTGGACATCAGTGATCAAGATGGCATTGCTGTCAGATCTGCAGCTGTGCCTCCAAACCTGAATCTTTCAGTATCCACGGATAAAGAAAAGGATCAG GCTTTAGTCTCCTTGTTGAAAGGTGATCGTTTTGGTTGCCTTGACTCCATCATCATCTACTGCACCAGAAGAGAGGAGACTGTTCGTGTGGCGGCACTTCTCCGAACCTGCCTTCAAGGGGTGCtgctaaaagaaaacaacagaaccagcagcagcagccagtcaGAAAACAACCCTGtaggacagagaaagaaagaactgg CACGGAAGAAGATTCGTAAACCGCTGAAATGGCAGGCTGAATCGTACCACGCCGGCCTGTCGGGGTCAGAGCGGCGACGCGTGCAGAACAACTTCATGTGTGGAGAGCTCAGAATCGTGGTGGCCACTGTGGCGTTTGGCATGGGCCTGGATAAATCTGACGTTCGTGGTATCATCCATTACAACATGCCTAAG aGCTTTGAGAGCTACGTTCAGGAAATTGGGAGGGCAGGAAGAGATGGAGAACTGGCTCACTGTCACCTCTTCCTTGACCCAGAG GGTGGGGACCTCCATGAGCTCCGTCGTCATATCTATGCAGACACAGTGGACTACTATACAGTAAAAAGACTCGTGCAGAAAGTTTTCCCAGCATGCAAATGTAAACAGTTAcaccagcaacagcagcaactccTCAAG gaCGTTGAAGACTCTGAGCTCTTGGAGGTGATGGATGTGTGTGATCAGGAGAGCAGTGTGAAGTCTCCTGCTCAGCAAGACAAACCAgaacctgctgctgcagcactt GAATCAGATCTCAGTTCCGCTGAGCTATCTGCCAAAGAAGACAGAGAtaaaagagaggaaagaaatgaGGATGAGATGAAAGATCAGACAGcagaagacaaaggagatggctGGCAGAGGGATCGGAAAATGGAGAGCAGTGATTGGCCCAGGGAGCGAGTGTGCCACACGCATGAGAGAGCTATTCCCATCCAAGAGACTGTCGAGGCTCTGGACATCACAGAGGAAG GTGTGGAAACACTGCTCTGCTATCTGGAGCTGCACCCACAGCGCTTTGTGGAGCTCCTCCACCACACCCTGTCTGTTTGCAAAGTCAGTTGCTACGATGGTCCGAGACAACTCAAGAAAGTTACCAAAAT TTGTCCTCCAATCGCTGTGGTGTTGGCCAGAAGGCGGATGGCGGGCGAGCGAGTGGAGACCTGTGATCAGCTTGAGTTTGATGTTGTCGAGGTCGCGGACACTATGGGATGGCAGCTTCCTCTCGTGAAGAGAGGACTCAGGCAGCTGCAGTGGAGCACTGATAGAG CTGGCGGACGTAGCGGCGTCCTCGTTGAATTCTCCTGTCCATCATTCTACTTCCGTTCCTATGGCGACCTGAGTGATGAGGAGATGGACAGAGTGTGTCAGTTCCTCCATAAACGTGTGCAGGACCAAGAGAGAACACAACTGTACCAGCTGACGACCTGTTTTAAGGCCTTCAAGAG TGTTGCCTATCGCAGTGTATTTTCCTGCGTAGACGATCTGGATGAGAGCCGCAGTTTGCAGCTAAAGAGCCTTCTCTCCGAGTATTTTGATAAGAGGCGGGATGGAGACCACACACTCACATCCTTGGACCCTGAGGACCTCGATAAATATAAg CTGTTGGACTGGGAGGATCAAATCAGAGCCGACATCAGAAGTTTTCTTGCTAATCGAAGTGATGAGAAGTTTTCTGGAAGAGCTGTCGCTCGAATCTTCCATGGCATAG GCAGTCCTTGTTATCCTGCTCAAACCTACGGCAAAGACAGACGTTACTGGAGAAAGTACATCCAGTTTGACTTCAACAAGCTCATCAGACTGGCCACTCAGGAGATCATTCGCTTCAAGTGA
- the recql4 gene encoding ATP-dependent DNA helicase Q4 isoform X2 yields the protein MDRYNEVKLLLKRWEQGFVKEHQRKPNKEDIDRAPEETKNLYKEYRNLKQAKENSTVEAASGHLQAAAQSSTAQKGSDCWGAHLNRSALPASSPKLTSQDRDSLKASSQYYGLKLKNNLVSLSKEKPISLKKMRHPGRVPLNSLKDEQTIPTKSTTSTDASAKNTVTDPESSPFSPRRINPCLGSLASKTLQPLEPEEQFQPFEPVRPANDKPADASSSCSISGNASGSITKGIGSQFTTFTSGASHVRSSTPLSSLSPERTLGASNVDARTTGNKIKGSLGDVKENAETFETPHRGTDSAGSGTLIGFKGSPQFLGGFRGGSGLGGRPSPASRLSFVDRQWLERCQVFGEMGAEEKPGAGNQEIKAEKRGGTEMGGKLEGEMQGGEREGKGELDVEGERKQSLEMGECKTFESIIGDKEVIDSAANSGKGKREGDGKEKRKRQGEMERGQVPIITADDDNESSPETKGTKKRGRKRQREGGDMKGDTTEEGGVKKRRSSGKKKEESTDVSPSSAHGGAEKKKRRKNKGEDDGADEEEKETKAPKKMPQENLLGEIEEEFGVNRIYRTQSARARVTKGAEGNFVKINLKTKSHVKGYALRGVALRKQLYMQKFQLKGERFGGGGGYFGRGRRGGFRGGLSRQGDTCYKCGGAGHWAIDCKGRAPPPPVADDKLPDEEPFELPTLEDVARATGTLRPQPLAVASASKEEQQEQEKEVDSKRRDEVLLNVIRPDYERPAPPPPMEPLYQLTEDGKVQETSEEVYAALRDLGYQSFRPGQEEAIMRILSGLSTLVVLSTGMGKSLCYQLPAYLYAQRSKCITLVISPLVSLMDDQLSGLPAKLKAACIHSNMTMKQREAAIEKVKSGQVCVLLLSPEALVGGGGSGSGCLPSAQELPPVAFACIDEAHCVSEWSHNFRPCYLRLCKALVSLLKGDRFGCLDSIIIYCTRREETVRVAALLRTCLQGVLLKENNRTSSSSQSENNPVGQRKKELARKKIRKPLKWQAESYHAGLSGSERRRVQNNFMCGELRIVVATVAFGMGLDKSDVRGIIHYNMPKSFESYVQEIGRAGRDGELAHCHLFLDPEGGDLHELRRHIYADTVDYYTVKRLVQKVFPACKCKQLHQQQQQLLKDVEDSELLEVMDVCDQESSVKSPAQQDKPEPAAAALESDLSSAELSAKEDRDKREERNEDEMKDQTAEDKGDGWQRDRKMESSDWPRERVCHTHERAIPIQETVEALDITEEGVETLLCYLELHPQRFVELLHHTLSVCKVSCYDGPRQLKKVTKICPPIAVVLARRRMAGERVETCDQLEFDVVEVADTMGWQLPLVKRGLRQLQWSTDRAGGRSGVLVEFSCPSFYFRSYGDLSDEEMDRVCQFLHKRVQDQERTQLYQLTTCFKAFKSVAYRSVFSCVDDLDESRSLQLKSLLSEYFDKRRDGDHTLTSLDPEDLDKYKLLDWEDQIRADIRSFLANRSDEKFSGRAVARIFHGIGSPCYPAQTYGKDRRYWRKYIQFDFNKLIRLATQEIIRFK from the exons GAGAAACCCATCTCACTGAAGAAAATGCGCCATCCTGGTCGAGTACCTTTGAACTCCTTGAAAGATGAACAAACTATACCAACAAAGAGCACCACTTCTACTGATGCTTCTGCCAAGAACACAGTCACTGACCCCGAATCCAGCCCCTTTTCACCAAG AAGAATTAATCCATGCTTGGGATCTCTGGCTTCAAAGACTCTCCAGCCATTAGAGCCTGAAGAGCAGTTTCAACCATTTGAACCAGTCAGACCGGCCAATGACAAACCTGCAGATGCTAGTAGTAGTTGTAGTATTAGTGGTAATGCCAGTGGTAGCATTACCAAAGGCATTGGTTCACAATTCACTACCTTCACTTCAGGTGCTTCTCATGTCAGATCCTCCACCCCGTTGTCGTCTTTATCTCCTGAGCGAACTTTAGGGGCTTCAAATGTAGATGCCAGAACTAcaggaaataaaattaaaggcaGTTTAGGAGATGTTAAAGAAAATGCCGAAACATTTGAAACTCCACATAGGGGTACTGATTCTGCAGGTAGTGGAACTTTAATTGGATTTAAAGGAAGTCCGCAGTTTCTTGGAGGTTTCAGAGGAGGCAGTGGCTTAGGAGGAAGGCCCTCTCCTGCTAGCAGGCTTAGCTTTGTTGACAGGCAGTGGCTAGAAAGGTGTCAAGTATTTGGAGAGATGGGAGCAGAGGAGAAGCCTGGAGCTGGCAACCAGGAGATAAAGGCTGAGAAAAGAGGAGGGACAGAAATGGGTGGAAAATTAGAAGGGGAAATGCAAGGtggtgaaagagaaggaaagggaGAGTTAGATgtagagggagaaagaaagcaGTCATTAGAAATGGGAGAATGTAAAACATTTGAGAGCATAATAGGGGATAAAGAAGTCATTGACAGTGCTGCAAACTCTGGAAAAGGCAAAAGAGAAGGGgatggaaaagagaaaaggaagagaCAGGGGGAGATGGAAAGAGGACAGGTGCCAATTATAACAGCTGATGATGACAATGAGAGTAGTCCAGAAACTAAAGGTACAAAGAAGAGGGGGAGGAAGAGGCAGCGAGAAGGGGGTGACATGAAGGGAGACACTACAGAAGAAGGAGGAGTAAAGAAGAGGCGGAGTAGtggtaaaaagaaagaggagagcaCTGATGTTAGCCCCAGCTCAGCTCACGGAggagcagagaagaaaaagagacgCAAGAACAAAGGAGAAGACGATGGAGCGgatgaagaggagaaagaaaccAAGGCACCAAAAAAG ATGCCCCAAGAAAACCTGCTTGGAGAAATAGAGGAGGAATTTGGAGTTAACAGAATATATCGGACACAGTCTGCTAGAGCGAG AGTCACGAAAGGTGCGGAGGGCAACTTTGTGAAAATAAATCTGAAGACGAAATCTCATGTCAAAGGATATGCCCTGAGAGGGGTTGCTCTGCGCAAACAG TTGTACATGCAGAAGTTCCAGCTGAAGGGAGAGCGCTTTGGTGGAGGTGGCGGATATTTTGGTAGAGGAAGGAGGGGTGGCTTCAGAGGGGGCCTCAGTCGACAGGGTGACACCTGCTACAAATGTGGAGGGGCTGGACACTGGGCTATTGACTGCAAGGGACGAG ctcctccacctcctgttgcTGACGACAAGCTGCCTGATGAGGAGCCATTTGAACTGCCCACCCTGGAGGATGTTGCCAGGGCAACGGGAACGCTACGACCTCAGCCACTGG CGGTAGCTTCTGCTAGTaaagaggagcagcaggaacagGAAAAGGAAGTGGACAGTAAGCGTAGAGATGAAGTGTTGCTGAATGTGATTCGCCCCGATTATGAGCGGCCTGCTCCTCCACCACCCATGGAACCACTTTATCAGCTCACAGAGGATGGAAAAGTCCAGG AAACATCTGAAGAAGTTTATGCAGCTCTAAGAGATCTCGGCTATCAGTCATTTAGACCAGGACAGGAGGAAGCCATCATGAGGATCCTGTCAG GTCTCTCTACCCTTGTAGTATTATCAACAGGGATGGGGAAATCGTTGTGCTATCAGCTCCCAGCTTACCTTTATGCTCAGAGATCCAAATGCATCACTTTGGTCATATCACCTCTTGTCTCTCTAATGGATGACCAG CTGTCTGGCCTGCCAGCTAAGCTGAAGGCCGCCTGTATCCACTCCAACATGACGATGAAACAGAGAGAAGCAGCGATAGAAAAG GTCAAGTCAGGTCAGGtatgtgtgctgctgctctctccagAGGCCCTTGTTGGGGGAGGAGGTTCAGGTTCAGGGTGTCTTCCTTCTGCTCAGGAGCTCCCTCCTGTGGCCTTTGCCTGTATCGATGAGGCTCATTGTGTCTCAGAGTGGTCTCACAACTTCAGACCCTGCTACCTAAGGCTCTGTAAG GCTTTAGTCTCCTTGTTGAAAGGTGATCGTTTTGGTTGCCTTGACTCCATCATCATCTACTGCACCAGAAGAGAGGAGACTGTTCGTGTGGCGGCACTTCTCCGAACCTGCCTTCAAGGGGTGCtgctaaaagaaaacaacagaaccagcagcagcagccagtcaGAAAACAACCCTGtaggacagagaaagaaagaactgg CACGGAAGAAGATTCGTAAACCGCTGAAATGGCAGGCTGAATCGTACCACGCCGGCCTGTCGGGGTCAGAGCGGCGACGCGTGCAGAACAACTTCATGTGTGGAGAGCTCAGAATCGTGGTGGCCACTGTGGCGTTTGGCATGGGCCTGGATAAATCTGACGTTCGTGGTATCATCCATTACAACATGCCTAAG aGCTTTGAGAGCTACGTTCAGGAAATTGGGAGGGCAGGAAGAGATGGAGAACTGGCTCACTGTCACCTCTTCCTTGACCCAGAG GGTGGGGACCTCCATGAGCTCCGTCGTCATATCTATGCAGACACAGTGGACTACTATACAGTAAAAAGACTCGTGCAGAAAGTTTTCCCAGCATGCAAATGTAAACAGTTAcaccagcaacagcagcaactccTCAAG gaCGTTGAAGACTCTGAGCTCTTGGAGGTGATGGATGTGTGTGATCAGGAGAGCAGTGTGAAGTCTCCTGCTCAGCAAGACAAACCAgaacctgctgctgcagcactt GAATCAGATCTCAGTTCCGCTGAGCTATCTGCCAAAGAAGACAGAGAtaaaagagaggaaagaaatgaGGATGAGATGAAAGATCAGACAGcagaagacaaaggagatggctGGCAGAGGGATCGGAAAATGGAGAGCAGTGATTGGCCCAGGGAGCGAGTGTGCCACACGCATGAGAGAGCTATTCCCATCCAAGAGACTGTCGAGGCTCTGGACATCACAGAGGAAG GTGTGGAAACACTGCTCTGCTATCTGGAGCTGCACCCACAGCGCTTTGTGGAGCTCCTCCACCACACCCTGTCTGTTTGCAAAGTCAGTTGCTACGATGGTCCGAGACAACTCAAGAAAGTTACCAAAAT TTGTCCTCCAATCGCTGTGGTGTTGGCCAGAAGGCGGATGGCGGGCGAGCGAGTGGAGACCTGTGATCAGCTTGAGTTTGATGTTGTCGAGGTCGCGGACACTATGGGATGGCAGCTTCCTCTCGTGAAGAGAGGACTCAGGCAGCTGCAGTGGAGCACTGATAGAG CTGGCGGACGTAGCGGCGTCCTCGTTGAATTCTCCTGTCCATCATTCTACTTCCGTTCCTATGGCGACCTGAGTGATGAGGAGATGGACAGAGTGTGTCAGTTCCTCCATAAACGTGTGCAGGACCAAGAGAGAACACAACTGTACCAGCTGACGACCTGTTTTAAGGCCTTCAAGAG TGTTGCCTATCGCAGTGTATTTTCCTGCGTAGACGATCTGGATGAGAGCCGCAGTTTGCAGCTAAAGAGCCTTCTCTCCGAGTATTTTGATAAGAGGCGGGATGGAGACCACACACTCACATCCTTGGACCCTGAGGACCTCGATAAATATAAg CTGTTGGACTGGGAGGATCAAATCAGAGCCGACATCAGAAGTTTTCTTGCTAATCGAAGTGATGAGAAGTTTTCTGGAAGAGCTGTCGCTCGAATCTTCCATGGCATAG GCAGTCCTTGTTATCCTGCTCAAACCTACGGCAAAGACAGACGTTACTGGAGAAAGTACATCCAGTTTGACTTCAACAAGCTCATCAGACTGGCCACTCAGGAGATCATTCGCTTCAAGTGA